The Phaeobacter sp. A36a-5a DNA segment TGGTCTGTCTATCCGCGCCCGGCTGGATCGGTTGAATCGGTAATGCAACGGAGCAGGCCGTGACGAATTGCGGGGCGGCCTTCAGATGCGAGACTGTCCCAAGAGACACATCCTTGCGGCACATCGTGCCCCGCGGATTGCCGTTGCAGCGGCCATCGGCTAGTCAGTTATCTGTATGACCCGCGCACAGAGATCTGACCCATGAGCCGCATCAGCCAAATTGACCTTGATGACAGTAACTTGCCGCCGCCGACGCCCGAGATTGAGCAGGAGCGCCGGGTCGCCATTTTCGACCTGATCGAGGACAACAGCTTTGCCCTACCTGCGCGCGGCGAGCGCGAGGTGCCAGAAGGTCCCTATCATCTAGGTCTTGCGATCCGGGATAAGCGGCTGGTGTTTGATGTGGCGTCCGAAGCCGGGGAGAAAGCCGCGGAATTCCATCTGTCACTGTCGCCGTTCCGTCAGGTCGTCAAAGACTACTATCAGATCTGCGAGAGCTATTTCACA contains these protein-coding regions:
- a CDS encoding UPF0262 family protein, which translates into the protein MSRISQIDLDDSNLPPPTPEIEQERRVAIFDLIEDNSFALPARGEREVPEGPYHLGLAIRDKRLVFDVASEAGEKAAEFHLSLSPFRQVVKDYYQICESYFTAVKTLPPSQIETIDMARRGIHNEGSRVLQERLEGKAEIDTDTARRLFTLICVLHFGG